The following are from one region of the Archangium lipolyticum genome:
- a CDS encoding cytochrome P450 family protein — MTTNRMDEQKEAAPAAGGTCPVMGRREAPAMSSVVLDRENPEFLATAYDTYAELRATAPVVRCPFGRGLADGAHPEGSKARGPGKVPGRDRLFVTRYDEAVSALLDDRLSSDFRSAMTPEQRARLEATMPEEFRPVAHSIIMLDPPDHTRLRKLVQPNFTARAMELLRPRIQRIVDELLDGVERKAAGRGEAVSERRMDLVEAFAYPLPVTVISDMLGIPVEDREKVHGWAEGLLHAERQDAVRDEKLRAGMRAFRQYLDGLFERKRREPAEDMISQMVHVQEDGDTLSHQEMVSMVFILFFAGHVTTVNLIGNGVVALLTHPDQHARFLADPTGLSKGLVEETLRFWGPVDYMSTPRIVREDLELGGTHIPKGENLSVGLASANRDPSRFANPDVFDITRPDAHRNIAFGKGIHVCIGAPLARLEGQLAFESLFKRFPKLRLALPAEEMRWGSVASLRGFSRIPVLF, encoded by the coding sequence ATGACGACGAACAGGATGGATGAGCAGAAGGAAGCAGCGCCCGCCGCGGGCGGAACCTGCCCCGTGATGGGACGGCGGGAAGCTCCGGCCATGAGCTCCGTGGTCCTGGACAGGGAGAACCCGGAGTTCCTGGCCACCGCCTACGACACCTATGCCGAGCTGCGCGCCACGGCGCCCGTGGTGCGCTGCCCCTTCGGCCGCGGCCTCGCGGACGGGGCTCATCCGGAGGGCTCGAAGGCTCGCGGGCCGGGCAAGGTCCCTGGACGCGACAGGCTCTTCGTGACCCGGTACGACGAGGCGGTGTCCGCGCTCCTGGATGATCGCCTCTCGTCCGACTTCCGCTCGGCGATGACGCCGGAGCAGCGGGCGCGGCTGGAGGCGACCATGCCGGAGGAGTTCCGGCCCGTCGCGCACAGCATCATCATGCTCGATCCGCCGGATCACACCCGGCTGCGCAAGCTGGTCCAGCCCAACTTCACCGCTCGTGCCATGGAGCTGCTCCGGCCGCGCATCCAGCGCATCGTCGATGAGCTGCTCGACGGGGTCGAACGCAAGGCGGCCGGGCGCGGCGAGGCCGTCTCGGAGCGCCGGATGGACCTGGTGGAGGCCTTCGCCTATCCGCTGCCCGTCACGGTCATCAGCGACATGCTCGGCATCCCGGTGGAGGATCGCGAGAAGGTCCATGGCTGGGCGGAGGGCCTTCTGCACGCCGAGCGTCAGGACGCCGTGAGGGACGAGAAGCTGCGGGCCGGCATGCGGGCGTTCAGGCAGTACCTGGACGGCCTGTTCGAGCGGAAGCGGCGTGAGCCGGCGGAGGACATGATCAGCCAGATGGTTCACGTCCAGGAGGACGGCGACACCCTCAGCCACCAGGAGATGGTGTCGATGGTGTTCATCCTGTTCTTCGCCGGGCACGTGACGACGGTCAATCTGATCGGCAACGGCGTCGTCGCGCTGCTGACGCACCCCGACCAGCATGCGCGCTTCCTGGCGGATCCCACCGGACTGTCCAAGGGGCTGGTCGAGGAGACGCTGCGCTTCTGGGGGCCGGTCGACTACATGAGCACGCCGCGCATCGTCAGAGAGGACCTCGAGCTGGGAGGAACGCACATCCCCAAGGGGGAGAACCTGTCGGTGGGTCTGGCCTCGGCGAATCGGGATCCCTCGCGCTTCGCCAACCCGGACGTGTTCGACATCACGCGCCCCGACGCCCACCGGAACATCGCCTTTGGCAAGGGCATCCACGTCTGCATCGGGGCGCCGCTAGCCCGGCTCGAGGGACAGCTCGCCTTCGAGTCCCTCTTCAAGCGCTTCCCGAAGCTGCGGCTGGCGCTCCCCGCCGAGGAGATGCGGTGGGGCAGTGTCGCCAGCCTGCGCGGGTTCAGCCGGATCCCGGTCCTGTTCTAA
- a CDS encoding cytochrome P450 — protein sequence MSLLDRFDFFDPEVMNNPYPYFAEMREKAPLFWNERLQAHVLSRYEDVTYVLKNPALFSSVDIRVAGKLPKERTQITELSSVSNLVTSDPPNHTRLRGLVSRAFIPKRISEMEPRVRELSRGLVAEMTARDEFDFMDGLASPLPVTIIAEMLGIEASRRRDFKHWSDSLITAGSESLRTGKQSEESIRSGREMLAYMTEIAEKRRQEPKGDLISTLVQESDGVAALTPQEVNSFAIVLLIAGNETTTNLLGNALVSLIRNPEQYEWLRRNPTLQACAAVTEETLRYDSPVLGLMRRVTQDVELAGGKVAAGSTVMALLASANHDPRKFPNPERFDLQRDTTGLLSFGHGIHFCLGAPLSRLEAPVALQELLERAPKLGFAPQQPERINYGSSFFLRGPRSLWLSKN from the coding sequence ATGAGCCTCTTGGACCGCTTCGACTTCTTCGACCCCGAGGTGATGAACAACCCCTACCCCTACTTCGCGGAGATGCGCGAGAAGGCCCCGCTCTTCTGGAACGAGCGCCTGCAGGCCCATGTCCTCAGCCGCTACGAGGACGTGACGTACGTCCTGAAGAACCCGGCCCTGTTCTCGTCCGTGGACATCCGCGTCGCCGGCAAGCTGCCCAAGGAGCGCACCCAGATCACCGAGCTCAGCTCGGTGTCCAACCTCGTCACCTCGGATCCGCCCAACCACACGCGGCTGCGCGGACTGGTGAGCCGCGCCTTCATCCCCAAGCGCATCTCCGAGATGGAGCCCCGGGTGCGCGAGCTGTCCCGGGGGCTCGTCGCGGAGATGACCGCCCGTGACGAGTTCGACTTCATGGACGGGCTGGCCTCTCCCCTGCCCGTGACCATCATCGCGGAGATGCTCGGCATCGAGGCCTCCCGGCGCCGGGACTTCAAGCACTGGAGCGACTCGCTCATCACCGCTGGCTCCGAGTCCCTGCGGACCGGGAAGCAGTCGGAGGAGAGCATCCGGAGCGGGCGGGAGATGCTCGCCTACATGACGGAGATCGCCGAGAAGCGCCGTCAGGAGCCCAAGGGTGATCTCATCTCCACGCTCGTCCAGGAGAGCGACGGCGTGGCCGCGCTGACGCCCCAGGAGGTGAACTCCTTCGCCATCGTGCTGCTGATCGCCGGCAACGAGACCACCACCAACCTGCTCGGCAACGCGCTCGTCTCCCTCATCCGCAACCCGGAGCAGTACGAGTGGCTGCGGCGCAACCCCACGCTCCAGGCCTGCGCCGCCGTGACCGAGGAGACCCTGCGCTACGACTCGCCCGTGCTGGGGCTGATGCGCCGGGTGACCCAGGACGTGGAGCTGGCCGGCGGGAAGGTCGCCGCGGGCTCGACGGTGATGGCGCTGCTGGCGTCCGCCAACCATGATCCGCGCAAGTTCCCGAACCCGGAGCGCTTCGATCTGCAGCGCGACACGACGGGGCTGCTCTCGTTCGGCCACGGCATCCACTTCTGCCTGGGAGCCCCCCTGTCGCGGCTGGAGGCCCCGGTGGCGCTCCAGGAGTTGTTGGAGCGCGCCCCGAAGCTGGGCTTCGCGCCCCAGCAGCCCGAGCGCATCAACTACGGCAGCTCGTTCTTCCTGCGCGGGCCCCGCTCGCTCTGGCTGAGCAAGAACTGA
- a CDS encoding TetR/AcrR family transcriptional regulator: MNPRSTTRSKPQPLRLRMKEEARTAILNAAEQVLAEQGIHAARMDDIAARVGVSVGTLYNYFEDRKQLMAALLDVRGRELRDMLDTELERSQGAPFRVRMHGFLRCILEHSRTHFQLFTLSLEDVLEHGISSGEDVSRERTQSLELTRRIEHLTRQGVEEGALRPEDTRHYPTLLLSMLRGVLVRQFLEKQPVPVDELISLLLRCFLDGAAPRPR, from the coding sequence ATGAACCCGCGTTCAACAACTCGAAGCAAGCCCCAACCGCTGCGGCTCCGGATGAAGGAGGAGGCGCGGACCGCCATCCTCAACGCGGCGGAGCAGGTGCTGGCCGAGCAGGGCATCCACGCCGCGCGCATGGACGACATCGCCGCGCGCGTCGGGGTCTCCGTCGGGACGCTCTACAACTACTTCGAGGACCGGAAGCAGCTGATGGCGGCCCTGCTCGACGTGCGCGGGCGGGAGCTGCGGGACATGCTCGACACGGAGCTGGAGCGCAGCCAGGGCGCGCCCTTCCGCGTGCGGATGCATGGCTTCCTGCGCTGCATCCTGGAGCACTCGCGCACGCACTTCCAGCTGTTCACCCTCTCCCTGGAGGATGTGCTCGAGCACGGCATCTCCTCGGGCGAGGACGTGAGCCGCGAGCGGACGCAGTCCCTGGAGCTCACCCGCCGCATCGAGCACCTCACCCGGCAAGGAGTGGAGGAAGGCGCCCTGCGGCCCGAGGACACCCGCCATTACCCCACGTTGTTGTTGAGCATGCTGCGCGGCGTCCTCGTCCGGCAGTTCCTCGAGAAGCAGCCCGTGCCGGTCGACGAGCTGATCTCCCTGCTGTTGCGCTGCTTCCTGGATGGGGCCGCCCCACGCCCCCGATGA
- a CDS encoding alpha/beta fold hydrolase — translation MERFVEVAEGVSLWVESRGPEDAPAVLLIMGSTVSGLVWPDELVDVLARKHRVIRYDHRDTGASTWAFDRVPYSATRMAEDALAILDAFGIERAHVVGLSLGGLLVQWLLVAHPERLLSATVIGAPALEGAPARANGAARAAIDPGLYEFWSHMFEPRDREAQIEWRVENWRRLNGKVIPFDAEEFRALERRIIAHAGRHDTSAAHARADPSGLARGAELAHVTVPTLVIATPEDPTNPESNARHLAESLPRSTLVTIDGMGHAIPRAVVPPLAAALQNHFEAVGHR, via the coding sequence ATGGAACGCTTCGTCGAGGTCGCCGAGGGAGTCTCGCTCTGGGTCGAGTCTCGGGGCCCGGAGGATGCGCCCGCCGTTCTGCTCATCATGGGCTCCACCGTTTCGGGACTGGTCTGGCCCGACGAGCTCGTGGACGTCCTGGCCCGGAAGCACCGGGTCATCCGCTATGACCACCGGGACACCGGAGCGTCCACCTGGGCCTTCGACAGGGTCCCCTACTCCGCGACCCGGATGGCCGAGGACGCGCTGGCCATCCTCGATGCGTTCGGCATCGAGCGCGCGCACGTCGTGGGACTGTCGTTGGGGGGGCTCCTCGTGCAGTGGCTCCTGGTCGCCCATCCCGAGCGGCTGCTCAGCGCGACGGTCATCGGGGCGCCCGCGCTCGAAGGTGCTCCCGCCCGCGCCAATGGAGCGGCACGAGCCGCCATCGATCCCGGCCTGTACGAGTTCTGGAGCCACATGTTCGAGCCGCGCGACCGCGAGGCGCAGATCGAATGGCGGGTCGAGAACTGGCGCAGGCTCAACGGCAAGGTGATTCCCTTCGACGCCGAGGAGTTCCGTGCACTCGAGCGGCGCATCATCGCCCACGCCGGCCGTCACGACACCTCGGCTGCCCATGCGCGAGCCGACCCCTCCGGATTGGCTCGTGGGGCGGAGCTCGCTCACGTCACCGTGCCCACGCTCGTCATCGCCACCCCGGAGGATCCCACCAATCCCGAGTCCAACGCGCGGCACCTGGCGGAGAGCCTGCCGCGCTCGACCCTGGTGACGATCGACGGGATGGGGCACGCGATTCCACGCGCCGTCGTGCCCCCGCTCGCGGCGGCGCTCCAGAACCACTTCGAGGCTGTGGGCCACCGTTGA
- a CDS encoding alpha/beta fold hydrolase, whose amino-acid sequence MERFVEVAEGVSLWVESRGPEDAPAVLLIMGANASGLAWPDELVDVLARKHRVIRYDHRDTGASTWAFDKAPYPLTRLAEDALAILDAFGIGRAHVVGFSLGGFLVQWLLVARPERLLSATVISAAALQGTPPLADGTAQAPIAPELLEFWSHMFEPRDPEAEIEWRIENWRRLNGKVIPFDAEEFRALERRIIAHAGRSDNPGAHARADYSALARGAEFVHVTVPTLVIATPEDPTSPASNARHLAESLPRSTLVTIDGMGHAIPRAVVPRLAAALLNHFETVG is encoded by the coding sequence ATGGAACGCTTCGTCGAGGTCGCCGAGGGAGTCTCGCTCTGGGTCGAGTCACGGGGTCCGGAGGATGCACCCGCCGTTCTGCTCATCATGGGAGCCAACGCCTCGGGGCTGGCCTGGCCCGACGAGCTCGTGGACGTCCTGGCCCGGAAGCACCGGGTCATCCGCTATGACCACCGGGACACCGGAGCGTCCACCTGGGCCTTCGACAAGGCCCCCTATCCCCTGACCCGGCTGGCCGAGGACGCGCTGGCCATCCTCGATGCGTTCGGCATCGGCCGCGCGCACGTGGTGGGCTTTTCGTTGGGGGGCTTTCTCGTGCAGTGGCTCCTGGTCGCCCGTCCCGAGCGGCTGCTCAGCGCGACGGTCATCTCGGCGGCCGCCCTCCAGGGCACTCCCCCGCTCGCCGATGGAACGGCCCAGGCCCCCATCGCTCCCGAGCTGCTCGAGTTCTGGAGCCACATGTTCGAGCCGCGCGATCCCGAGGCGGAGATCGAATGGCGGATCGAGAACTGGCGCAGGCTCAACGGCAAGGTGATTCCCTTCGATGCCGAGGAGTTCCGTGCGCTCGAACGGCGCATCATCGCCCACGCCGGCCGTTCCGATAACCCGGGGGCCCACGCGCGGGCCGACTACTCCGCACTGGCTCGCGGGGCGGAGTTCGTTCACGTCACCGTGCCCACGCTCGTCATCGCCACCCCGGAGGATCCCACCAGTCCCGCGTCCAACGCGCGGCACCTGGCGGAGAGCCTGCCGCGCTCGACCCTGGTGACGATCGACGGGATGGGGCACGCGATTCCGCGCGCCGTCGTGCCCCGGCTCGCGGCGGCGCTCCTGAACCACTTCGAGACGGTAGGTTGA